One Thermoanaerobacter pseudethanolicus ATCC 33223 DNA window includes the following coding sequences:
- a CDS encoding Uma2 family endonuclease, protein MPLPKREDIYTYEDYLNWPNNQRIELINGQIYLMTPPSTVHQRISREIFTSFAVYLRGKQCEVFSAPFGVRFPSGNEKSDKEIKTVVEPDIVVVCDKSKLDDEGCKGAPDLIVEITSPSTASRDKIEKFNLYEKHGVKEYWIVEPDDKVVSVFILQENSRYGRPDVYTVGNKIKVSIFEDLEIDLKDVFAY, encoded by the coding sequence ATGCCTTTACCAAAAAGAGAGGATATTTATACTTATGAGGATTATTTAAACTGGCCAAATAATCAAAGAATAGAATTAATAAACGGGCAGATTTATTTAATGACTCCTCCATCGACAGTTCATCAAAGAATATCAAGAGAAATATTTACAAGCTTCGCTGTATATCTTAGAGGTAAGCAATGTGAAGTATTTAGTGCACCTTTTGGAGTAAGGTTTCCTTCTGGAAATGAGAAAAGTGATAAAGAAATAAAAACTGTTGTAGAACCCGACATCGTGGTAGTATGCGATAAGTCAAAGCTGGATGACGAAGGATGTAAAGGAGCTCCTGATTTAATTGTTGAAATTACATCACCTTCAACTGCAAGTAGAGATAAAATAGAAAAGTTTAATTTATACGAAAAGCATGGAGTAAAGGAATATTGGATAGTAGAACCAGATGACAAAGTTGTAAGTGTGTTTATTTTGCAGGAAAATTCCAGATATGGAAGACCTGATGTATATACTGTAGGAAATAAAATTAAAGTCTCTATCTTTGAAGATCTAGAAATAGATTTGAAAGATGTATTTGCTTACTAA
- a CDS encoding aminotransferase class I/II-fold pyridoxal phosphate-dependent enzyme codes for MNTDKYISNVVKSIPPSGIRKFFDLVTNSKDIISLGVGEPDFVTPWEIRKEGINALDRGSTTYTSNLGLPELRMAISYFLKTHYNLTYDPEKEIMVTIGASEAIDLALRALLNDGDEVLVPEPSYVSYAPCVTLTRGIPVFVPTDEKNNFILTPDDLKSKITSKTKALILPYPNNPTGAIMKKEELEEIVNIIIEHDLIVISDEIYSELTYEGRHVSIASLPGMKERTILINGFSKAFAMTGWRLGYIAAEHGFIEAMNKIHQYTTICAPITAQYAAIKGIYQCEEDIVKMRETYDKRRKFIVNGFREIGFDCFEPKGAFYIFPSIKKTGMTSQEFCEKLLKEEKVAVVPGDAFGPSGEGFIRVSYAYSLDKIARALERIENFVKRIL; via the coding sequence ATGAATACAGACAAATACATATCCAACGTAGTAAAAAGTATTCCACCGTCCGGAATCAGAAAATTTTTTGACCTTGTGACTAATTCAAAAGACATAATATCACTGGGAGTTGGCGAACCAGATTTTGTAACTCCGTGGGAAATAAGAAAAGAAGGCATTAACGCACTAGATAGAGGTAGCACAACATACACCTCAAACTTAGGCTTGCCCGAACTTAGAATGGCCATATCCTATTTCTTAAAAACTCATTATAATTTAACCTATGACCCTGAAAAAGAAATAATGGTAACTATTGGTGCTAGTGAAGCCATTGACCTTGCTCTGCGAGCTCTTTTAAATGACGGTGACGAAGTCTTAGTTCCTGAACCTAGCTATGTTTCATATGCCCCCTGTGTAACTTTGACAAGAGGCATCCCTGTATTTGTTCCTACTGATGAAAAAAACAATTTTATACTAACCCCTGATGACCTAAAATCAAAAATAACCTCGAAAACAAAAGCATTAATTCTTCCTTACCCCAATAACCCTACAGGTGCTATCATGAAAAAAGAAGAATTAGAAGAAATTGTAAACATAATAATCGAGCATGATTTAATAGTAATTTCTGATGAAATATATAGTGAATTGACTTATGAAGGAAGACACGTAAGCATAGCCTCACTTCCGGGCATGAAAGAAAGGACAATACTTATAAACGGTTTTTCTAAAGCTTTTGCCATGACAGGTTGGAGACTTGGATATATTGCAGCAGAACACGGATTCATTGAAGCGATGAATAAAATCCATCAGTACACAACTATATGCGCTCCAATAACAGCACAATATGCAGCTATAAAGGGTATATATCAATGTGAAGAAGACATAGTAAAAATGAGAGAAACATATGATAAGAGAAGGAAATTTATTGTAAACGGATTTCGCGAAATAGGTTTTGACTGCTTTGAGCCAAAAGGAGCTTTCTATATTTTCCCGTCAATAAAAAAGACGGGTATGACTTCACAGGAATTTTGTGAAAAACTCTTAAAAGAAGAAAAAGTAGCTGTAGTACCAGGAGACGCATTTGGCCCAAGCGGTGAAGGATTTATTCGTGTATCATACGCATATTCTCTAGATAAAATAGCAAGAGCGCTTGAAAGAATAGAAAATTTTGTAAAGAGAATATTGTAA
- a CDS encoding Lrp/AsnC family transcriptional regulator, producing MDKSMEILDLLCENSRLTEKQMAAITGLSEEEVKNTIKSLEDKKVLLKYTALVDWEKAGREVVTALIDVKVAPQQGLGFNAIAERICQYEEVKSVSLISGTYDLSVEVEGKTMKEIAFFVAERLAPIDGVLSTTTHFILKRYKKDGVFYEEGQDDKRLVITP from the coding sequence ATGGATAAAAGCATGGAGATCCTTGACCTTCTGTGCGAAAACAGCCGTCTTACAGAAAAGCAAATGGCAGCAATCACAGGGCTTAGTGAAGAAGAAGTTAAAAACACAATAAAAAGTCTTGAGGACAAAAAAGTGTTGTTAAAATACACTGCTCTCGTGGATTGGGAAAAGGCTGGCCGGGAAGTCGTAACTGCCCTCATAGATGTAAAAGTAGCACCCCAGCAAGGACTTGGATTTAATGCAATAGCTGAAAGAATATGCCAGTACGAAGAAGTAAAATCAGTTTCCTTAATTTCCGGAACTTACGACCTTTCCGTTGAAGTAGAAGGTAAAACAATGAAAGAAATAGCCTTCTTTGTCGCTGAAAGACTTGCCCCCATTGATGGCGTATTAAGCACTACCACACATTTTATTTTAAAAAGATATAAAAAAGACGGAGTTTTTTATGAAGAAGGACAAGACGACAAAAGATTGGTGATAACACCATGA
- a CDS encoding FeoA family protein, with protein sequence MAENTIINLIQLRENHEGEIILIKAGRTAMQRLNEMGLVPGTKVKLVRKGPLRGPVELEVRNSHLVIGYGLASKIYVKTLDGKGDMR encoded by the coding sequence ATGGCAGAGAATACTATTATAAATCTTATACAATTAAGGGAAAATCATGAAGGAGAGATTATACTAATAAAAGCTGGAAGGACAGCTATGCAAAGATTGAATGAAATGGGACTTGTCCCAGGGACAAAAGTTAAGCTGGTTAGAAAAGGCCCTTTGCGGGGGCCTGTTGAGCTTGAAGTTAGAAATTCTCACCTTGTGATTGGATATGGTCTTGCTTCAAAGATATATGTAAAAACCCTTGATGGGAAGGGGGATATGCGGTGA
- the nagA gene encoding N-acetylglucosamine-6-phosphate deacetylase has protein sequence MKNLLLKHGEIYTQNEIIYNGDLLISNGKISSIGKNLSTNDAEVIDLKGKKIVPGFIDIHIHGGVGHDTMDATYEALNAISIHLAKHGVTSFCPTTMTMDIPYILNALKNINETMKKKTAGAQILGAYVEGPFISKEHKGAQDEKYIIPPDKNLFDEFLEIAGGNIKVIALAPEKDPDGSFVEHVTKKGVKVSLGHTNATYEEMKNGVEHGATIAVHTYNGMKGLHHREPGALGEVFLDDRIYSEVIVDFIHTHPASVKLLIKIKGTDKVILISDAMSACGLGDGEYKLGGQKVFVKNGEARLESGSLAGSTLTLDKAVKNITSLGVPLFEACKMASLNPAKAIGVDDRKGSIEVEKDADIVVLNNDLTVYMTIIEGKVFME, from the coding sequence ATGAAAAACCTTTTATTAAAACATGGTGAAATATATACACAGAATGAGATAATATATAATGGAGATTTATTAATTTCTAATGGGAAAATTTCAAGTATAGGTAAAAATTTAAGTACTAATGATGCAGAAGTAATTGATTTAAAAGGCAAAAAAATAGTGCCTGGCTTTATAGACATACATATTCACGGCGGTGTTGGACATGATACAATGGATGCTACTTATGAAGCATTAAATGCTATTTCAATTCATCTTGCAAAACATGGAGTGACTTCTTTTTGTCCTACTACTATGACAATGGATATACCCTATATCCTAAATGCTCTTAAAAACATAAATGAGACGATGAAAAAGAAGACGGCTGGAGCACAAATTTTAGGGGCATATGTTGAGGGACCTTTTATAAGCAAAGAACACAAAGGAGCACAGGATGAAAAATATATAATACCACCTGATAAAAACTTATTTGACGAGTTCTTGGAAATAGCGGGAGGTAACATAAAAGTAATTGCATTAGCACCTGAAAAAGACCCGGATGGAAGCTTTGTAGAACATGTCACTAAAAAGGGTGTAAAAGTATCCTTGGGACATACAAATGCCACTTATGAGGAGATGAAAAATGGAGTAGAGCATGGTGCTACAATTGCGGTTCACACTTATAATGGCATGAAAGGGCTACATCATAGGGAACCTGGTGCATTAGGGGAAGTATTTTTAGACGACAGAATATACAGTGAAGTAATTGTAGATTTTATACACACACACCCTGCTTCAGTAAAGCTTTTGATTAAAATAAAAGGAACAGACAAAGTGATACTTATATCAGATGCAATGTCTGCTTGCGGATTGGGAGACGGAGAATATAAACTTGGAGGGCAAAAGGTATTTGTAAAAAATGGAGAAGCAAGATTAGAAAGTGGTTCATTAGCAGGAAGTACTTTAACGTTAGATAAAGCTGTAAAGAATATTACTTCTCTTGGAGTACCACTTTTTGAAGCCTGCAAGATGGCCTCTTTAAATCCTGCAAAAGCAATTGGAGTAGATGATAGAAAAGGGAGCATAGAAGTTGAGAAAGATGCAGATATAGTTGTGCTAAACAATGATTTGACTGTTTATATGACAATAATAGAGGGAAAGGTTTTTATGGAATAA